The DNA window GTGTCAGGGTTTCGGAGTGAGCTGGTGTCTGTCCTTCTGTCTGTTTGATAAGGGTCATCATAGTGTACAAAGATGTCTTCAACATAATCGTCATCTTCATTGTCTTTGATGTCCTGCCCTGGAATATACTCAACATAATTTCCATCATCTTGGGTAAAGCCCAATATGATTTCTGGATTAAACTGTCTTGGTATCAATGGAACATTGGTTCTGGGTGGAAGTGATTGGGATATTGATTCAAGGACTGGAGAGGAAGGGCTAGGACCAAGGTCTGGAGGGAAGTTCTCATTGAACTCTGGAGCAGAGAATATCTGACCAGCCTCTGTTAGGAAATAGGTCTGATCCAGATCCAAAGTGGAGGAAGTCTGATTGAGATCTGGGAGGAAGGATGCTTCATAGGGGTCCAGAGTCGTGTTTGCCTCAACGGGATCTGGAGAGGAGATTGGCTCAAAGGACTCCAGAGCGGGAATTGTCTCAAAGGGGTCCAGAGGTAAGATTGTCTCATAGGGGTCTAGATTCTGAGCTGTCTCATAGGACTCCAGAGTTGGGATTGTCTCAAAGGAGTCTGGAGGGGAGATTATCTCATAGGGGTCTGAAGTGGGGATTGTCTCAAAGGGCTTCTTAGTAGGGATTGTCTCATAGAGGTTTGGATATGGAGTTGTCTCATAGGGGTCCTGGGTAGGGATTGTCTCAAAGGGGTCCTGAGTGGGGATTGTCTCAAAGGGGTCCTGAGTGGGGATTGTCTCAAAGGGGTCCTGAGTGGGGATTGTCTCAAAGGGGTCCTGAGTGGGGATTGTCTCAAAGGGGTCCTGAGTGGGGATTGTCTCAAAGGGGTCCTGAGTGGGGATTGTCTCATAGGGGTCTGGATATGGAGTTGTCTCGAAGGGGTCCAGAGTGGTGATTGCCTCAAAGGGATCTGGAGAGGAGATTGGCTCAAAGGACTCCAGAGCGGGAATTGTTTCAAAGGGGTCCAGAGGTAAGATTGTCTCATAGGGGTCTAGATTCTGAGCTGTCTCATAGGACTCCAGAGTTGGGATTGTCTCAAAGGAGTCTGGAGGGGAGATTATCTCATAGGGGTCCGAAGTGGGGATTGTCTTAAAGGGCTTCTGAGTAGGGATTGTCTCATAAAGGTTTGGATATGGAGTTGTCTCATAGGGGTCCTGAGTAGGGATTGTCTCAAAGGGGTCCTGAGTGGGGATTGTCTCAAAGGGGTCCTGAGTGGGGATTGTCTCAAAGGGGTCCTGAGTGGGGATTATCTCAAAGGGGTCCTGAGTGGGGATTGTCTCAAAGGGGTCCTGAGTGGGGATTGTCTCATAGGGATCTGGATACAGAGCTGTCTCATAGGAGTCTGAGGGAGCAGTTGTCTCatagaggtagggagaaaaaggagTCTGATTAAGATCTGGAGGGGAAGATGTCTGATGGAAATCTGGGGGATCATTTGTAGTGACAAGGTTAAGAATAGAGAATGTTGCATTGAACTTTGGATCAGAGGATATTTTACTAAACTCTAATGGAGAAAATGTCTGATCCAAGTCCACAGTGGGGAAATTCTGATCATGGTCTAGAGTGGGGGATACTTGTTCTAGGTCTTTAGGGGATGGCATCTCAATGGATTCATTggggatgaatgaatgattggGCTGAGTATGGGGCAATGCGACATTGTACCTTCCTTGTAGAGGCTTGAAACCTCTGGGGGACATCAGTAAATTGTGCGCAAACTTAGTGACTCTCTTCCTTTTTCGGGTCTTAATCAAAGCTGAAGATTTCCCGAACCTACCATTTGGTCTATTCCTTCCTGTTATTAAAGGTTTGCGCCTATTAGAAGAAGGAATTCCTTCTCCCCAAGATGCTGCAGCATTCTGAGGGATGTTCAACAGCTTATCTTCAGCCTCATTTTCATTTGTATCTTTGATGATTTCATAGCTCCCTCTCTCAGAAACCAAATTCCACTTCCCATTAAAAACCTTTGGTGTGTTCTTCTGGTTAACAACTACCAGTTTATCTAGAAGATCTTGTGTTCCTTCTCTGGAGTTGTGAATGCCACTGCTTTGGAGATTGGGCTGTTCTAGAGTTAAATTCACTCTCACATTACCTGTTGGTAGGTCTACCTGTATATGATTGGATTGTGTTGATGTATTTATTTCTGCCTCAGGTTGACTTGCTGAGGTACTGGCAAATTTAGAAGCCTCCTTCTTGGCATCTTCTTGGCTCTGGAATTCTTCTGCCGTAAGAGGAGACAAGGCTGTCTCCATGACAGCTGAATGCATATCCTTCGTGACAAGTTCTTGAGAATGGGACCTGGGGTCCTTCAGAATGGAGTCTACAGAATGTAATGCAATGGGGTGTGTACCTGTATTGGTGGTGTGCTCCAAGGGAGGTCCAGTTGTGTTGACTGAGAAAGGAAGAGTGGCTTGAAGTTTGGGGATGCTAGCGCCGTCTTTTGGAGAAGGCTGAGAGGTATGCAAAGATGCACGCACATTTAAGGGAATCATTTCAGAGATTTCCTCTGGAAACAAAGCAATCAGATCAAGAAGCTCATCCTCCTCCTGAGGTCctgatgaatttttaaatgatctaatACCAAGCAGAAAAGCCAGTTTATCCTGGTAATCACTATCATCTTCCCCTTCATCGTCGGTTGAATCAGGCATGTTTCTGGTGGTGGCTTTATTCTTCTCTGTGAcagccttttcttcttcctcatataaTAAAATTTCAGTGGAATCATCATCGTAATGCCTTATACATTTAACATCACTGAATCTCAGCCTGAGGTTTTGGCTTCTCTGGTTGGAACTTATAGAAGTCAGCATCCAGGTTCCtacaaaaacagaaggaaaagctATTGGAAAAAACATGTCAAATATGTTTACAAAATATTCTTGAAGGCAATTGCTAGCCCAGCTTGAATTTACATAACAAAGGATGGATCAGGAATCAAATAGGTCCTTAGTAATATAAACACATGCTATCTCTGTCCCCCActccataaaaaagaaataaatcagatataaatacatatgtaaaacactaaatatataagcatataaaacataaaatgaacactatatatttatatatatataaaatagacatgcacatatgtgatgattttgcacagctctgcctcacttaaatgcaatttgCTTACAAGTTATCAAcctggtgatgtcattggtcttcttcaagaatgaaggatgaacaacaatattctatgtgtgtatgtatatttatgtgtgtatatatacacacacatatacatatactctaTAAACCCAAAGtataatcattttttatttatgcataatatatataaataaattaaaatataaaacatattattatatagtatatgtatctataaaataatcacatatgataatatatacaaataactatgaaaaaatcattgtatacatgcatatatatatgtgtgtacatactcTCACAGATATGtgtggatacatacatatacacatacatgcatgcatgcatgctttGGGTTTCTTTATGCAGAGATACTCTCGACCTACTTTGGAATGCTGTTATCAGCCCTATTTCAAGGACTTGTCAGCAGTAACTAAGCATAGCTACATGCCTATTTGAGTTAACAAAGTTTGTACAACATGAACTAGATGTTGTCAAAAAGGTTTTCTaacttcagtgttctttccacaacaCCCCATTGCATTTTAGGGTTTATTTCATTTACTGCTTttctagggttttgttttcttttgtttttattgcacatgcctattttattgatttgttctCTCATTTGTGGAAAGTGTTTAGAAATAAATGGGTTCCCTTAAGAATGGCTGCATATATACCACAAGTTTAGGTATGttatttcattattgtcatttctaTCAAACAATACTGAGCAtccaaataaaagagaaaaattcaggTAAAACTCTGAATGTTTTGCCTACATGTTCTTTGGAAACATAGATATTTGactaaatattttccattttcatatgATGTTAGCCATTGTGAAGAAATGACTTGAGTGTATTTAGCAACAGGTCTAAGGtcgtgctttctttctttttttaggtgaaggaaagaaaggaagggacacAGTTCCACAATCACTTCTTAAATGAACTCAATCAAATGAACCATGATTTCAGTGAGAATTCCCAATGAGGCaactccctccaccagtgcagattGGCACTAGCTTTGCAATTAATAAGATAAGAGTGTTTGATAGCTGGTTGGGCCAGTCACTTGGCCAGTATCTGTCAGacacaagacttgaacccagatcttcccaccTCCAAGGCTGACTATCTATTACAACACAATgcctcttttgttctttcttaggCTAAAACCTTgaggaataataaaagaaataggaTTGGGAATGTTGTTGGTAAGAGTAGAAATCAAATAGTCAAAAATTATAGTGAAGACGATGGTTTTCTGAACTACTCTGAAGCAATATGGTAGCCTATGTAGCCAATTCAATCTAATGCAATAAAGGTCCTTGatttctaccaatgtagattgcAAGCCTTCTCTACCAGAGTAGAAAACCACCATGACCCTAGTTGCCAAATCCTGGTGATACCTCTTCATAAATAGAATGATTCTCAAACAACAGACACATTGTGGGGCCTGTCCACAAAGTCTTTCCAGTTTGATAGAGCCTGCTAGAGCTTATGACCCACTGTTAGAACCTTCCTGAAACCAGAGTCACCTGCATAACACAGTGAGTTATCAGAATTGGCGTTAATATTTCCTGTCATTTTAGCTACTATGCAAGCTAAATATCAGCTATTGAAGGCTCACCTCATGAGAGCAGAGAATTTCTACCTTTATGATGATATGCCTGTATATGACCTCAATAAGAGAAAAGTATTGGTCCATATTGGGAaaaaagggaattttttaaaatataaaagttgTTTCCCCCTCTAAACACTTAGTCTTGGGGGAGATAAATGAAACCAAAGAGCTAAAGGGCTGGGCTCTTTATAGGTAAAAATGTGTCAAGTCACAAAAGTGAAAGAGAGCACAAAAGGGTAcaaatcatatataaaatatcagtCTAAGAAATCAGTCCTACAATACTGGTATTGTTGGggtcaggcaggtaggtggcataaaAGATCATGTTATGGAcctagagccaggaaaaccttagttcaaatctggcttcagacacttcttcGCTGTGTgactgtctgcctcaatttcttcaaataataataacattagaTAATAATACCTCCaaatgttgtgaggataaaatgagataatatatgtaaagtgcttctcaaaccttaaaacaccatgtaaatgctacttattattgTTTTCTGATTATCATCTAATTatctaatcattattattatctaatGTTATTATTTGATTGTCTAAGTACTTCTGCTCAAGATTCCTTTAGTTATGGTATCTTAGGACAGAAATGTTGAACTGACAGGCTGCCAGCAAAAGCCCTGAGTGCTGCATacaccagattaaaatataatttgggggacaactaggtggcacagtggataaagcactggtcctggattcaggaggacctgagttcaaatccggcctctgccacttggcacttactagttgtgtgactctgggcaagtcacttaaccctcattgccatatacacacacatacacacacacatacacacacatatacatatgtatataatttggaaatttttgacaaaataaaaataaaacacaacctaggtaatgttcatttgtggttttataAATCAACATGCTGTTCCCCTCCCctagggatccttatgtaggaCTTAGTGAGCCCATTTCTGTTTGAATATGATACCACTGTCAGGGGGAGGCAGATATACAGCATGACTACCACTGGTACATTCTGAAAGTTCAGCTTGTGATTTCTGCAGATGGCACCAAGTTAGGCTAGAAGGCTAGAATGAGAGAGGATTAGGTGAGGTTTGCAGGCATGGCTAATGTAGATCATGCCAATGACTGGACAGGATGAGTAAATCTTGAGGAAGTGTGGTGTAATGGGTAGAGAACTGGACCATTTTATTCTCATGGtgatcctgggagataggtgttaatatcatcatcatcccccttttgcagatgaggaaatgttgGCAGATAAAGTTTAAGGGATTTGCACAGTTGAagtgagaataaaatgataggtaaacctgacatctatcagatgggctaaaatgacaaaaaaggaaaataataaatgttggagaagctgtggaaaaattggaacactaatgcattgttggtggagctgtgaactgatccaaccattctggaaagcaatttggaattatgcccaaagagcgataaagctgtgtataccttttgacccagcaataccacttttgggtcttttgcccaaagaaatcatggaaaagggaaagggacccacatgtacaaaaatatttatagctgttctttatgtggtggcaaggaattggaagttgaggggatgcccatcaattgggaaatggctagacaagttgtggtatatgaatacaatggaatactattgtgctgtaagaaatgatgagcaggaggagttcagagaaacctggagggtcttgcgtgggctgatgacgagtaagatgagcagaaccagaagaacattgtacacagtatcatcaacattgagtgctgatctactgtgatggactatattcttctcaccaatgcaatggtacagaagagttccaggggactcgtgatggaagaggatcgccaattccatgaaaaaaaaaaaaaacaaaactgtggagtatagatgctgaatgaaccatactatttcttttgtttttggtgctgttgttttttctattttgaggtttttcatcatttgctctgatttttctcttataacatgactaatgcagaaatatgattaatgttattatgtgtatatatcagattacctgatgtctaggggaggggggagggaagggagggagggagaaaaatctgaaattggaaagcttatataaacaaaagttgagaactatctttacatgtaatgggaaaaaataaaatactttattaatttttttaaaatgataggtAAATGTAAATAGGTAAAAGATGTAAAGCACTTCCCAGATTTTAAACAACTTTAAACTTTAAAGTTcaatttaaatgttagctattattattgtaaaaccttaaaaaatgaagtaaaatgaaGCTCTGATGGTTACTCTttgaatatattatttatgtGCTCTCCTGCTTTCCCTCCCTTTGGGAATGGTGTCAGTGGAGTTGTCCCTGAGGTTCTGTGGCTTATGCTACCTTTTGCCCAAGAGTGGTTACTTCTATGCCTAGGGAGAGGGGCTGTGGTGAGAAGATATGGCTAGTGTCAGTGAATgcttcatttcttaaaaatgttgcctcactggggcagctaggtggcgaagtagataaagcaccaatcctggattcaggaggacctgagttcaaatctgacctcagacacttgacacttgctagcggtgtgatcctgggcaagtcatttaactctcattgccctgcaaaaaaaaaaaaaaaaaaagaatactgcctCACTGAACCACCCCAAAACCCTTAAGGTGCATCTGGGCCAAGTTCTTATGGGCCAGGTTCTTTTGAATTCTGACAAGGTCCTTAAGGAAACAGAAattctctaaaatatttattataagtgATAATATCCAGTAGAAACATTGATAGGGACCAAAAGATTAAACAGCATCACGCTAGTAATGAAGTAAGCCTTTGCCAAGAGTAGATGAGATGAAAACTACAGTGCCTCTCTCATAATATTCAAGCTACTCACCAACATTATCCATTGTGACAGTCACAGATTCTCCACTCATAGGGAAGAGAGTCAGAACATCCTCATGCCTTTTTCCAGATAAGAATGAGTGTCCAGTCAAGTGAAGGGTCAAAATCTCATCCTGGATGCCCACACTGCAGAAGTGCCACTGGACTGTGTCTTCATAACAAAATCTCAGGGTCGGTATGCTCTCAGGCAAAAAGCCATTTATTGCTAAAAGAAACTGAGTCGATTAAAACACCAGTCTCTCCACCAACCCTCCACCACTGAAAGAACTTTGAGCCAATTACACAGGAAGAATTATGTCCTAGAGTTGATATGCTTGCTCAAATCAACACCACTAACACAGAAGCATTGATTATAAAGCATCAGCCTCACTTTgtggcggtgggggggggggttgggcaggtagagaagaaagggaagagaggtagAATATGTGATTAGGCTCCCCAATTTTAAACTTCCCAAATGAATTGTGTTCTCACTGAACTGagctgaagaaaatatttattcaacaaaaatttagaaTCATTAAAATTTATCGTTTTAGCATCCAGAGCAATGTAGAAATCACTTTGTGGATTCCTCTTGTTTCCTGAGCACCTATTCTAT is part of the Dromiciops gliroides isolate mDroGli1 chromosome 4, mDroGli1.pri, whole genome shotgun sequence genome and encodes:
- the F5 gene encoding coagulation factor V isoform X2, which encodes MEHCQVTDITVCTYDQISWHLIGMSSSPELFSIHYNGQVLEHNSRKVSAISLVGASSTTANMTVSHEGRWEISSLIPKHFQAGMKSYLKIEKCPKETRKVKKLTRDQRRYIKKWEYFIAAEEVIWDYAPVNKENMNKKYKFRHTSSANQIGTHYKKVIYKQYQDETFTKYIENNDPQETGILGPIIRAQVRDTLKIVFKNKASRPYSIYPHGITLSTEEITSMNFSTSGNNTLVRPVQPGETYTYKWNILESDEPTGNDAQCLTRPYYSTVDITRDIASGLIGLLLICKSRTLDNRGVQRTADSEQQAVFAVFDENKSWYIEDNINKYCENPSSVKRDDPKFYESNIKSTINGFLPESIPTLRFCYEDTVQWHFCSVGIQDEILTLHLTGHSFLSGKRHEDVLTLFPMSGESVTVTMDNVGTWMLTSISSNQRSQNLRLRFSDVKCIRHYDDDSTEILLYEEEEKAVTEKNKATTRNMPDSTDDEGEDDSDYQDKLAFLLGIRSFKNSSGPQEEDELLDLIALFPEEISEMIPLNVRASLHTSQPSPKDGASIPKLQATLPFSVNTTGPPLEHTTNTGTHPIALHSVDSILKDPRSHSQELVTKDMHSAVMETALSPLTAEEFQSQEDAKKEASKFASTSASQPEAEINTSTQSNHIQVDLPTGNVRVNLTLEQPNLQSSGIHNSREGTQDLLDKLVVVNQKNTPKVFNGKWNLVSERGSYEIIKDTNENEAEDKLLNIPQNAAASWGEGIPSSNRRKPLITGRNRPNGRFGKSSALIKTRKRKRVTKFAHNLLMSPRGFKPLQGRYNVALPHTQPNHSFIPNESIEMPSPKDLEQVSPTLDHDQNFPTVDLDQTFSPLEFSKISSDPKFNATFSILNLVTTNDPPDFHQTSSPPDLNQTPFSPYLYETTAPSDSYETALYPDPYETIPTQDPFETIPTQDPFEIIPTQDPFETIPTQDPFETIPTQDPFETIPTQDPYETTPYPNLYETIPTQKPFKTIPTSDPYEIISPPDSFETIPTLESYETAQNLDPYETILPLDPFETIPALESFEPISSPDPFEAITTLDPFETTPYPDPYETIPTQDPFETIPTQDPFETIPTQDPFETIPTQDPFETIPTQDPFETIPTQDPFETIPTQDPYETTPYPNLYETIPTKKPFETIPTSDPYEIISPPDSFETIPTLESYETAQNLDPYETILPLDPFETIPALESFEPISSPDPVEANTTLDPYEASFLPDLNQTSSTLDLDQTYFLTEAGQIFSAPEFNENFPPDLGPSPSSPVLESISQSLPPRTNVPLIPRQFNPEIILGFTQDDGNYVEYIPGQDIKDNEDDDYVEDIFVHYDDPYQTDRRTDTSSLRNPDTIAAWYLRSHKGNRKNYYIAAEEVLWDYSKFSKSMRKADDAGDIVENTVYKKVIFRSYLDSTFSMPDPRGENEEHLGILGPIIRAEVDDVIQVRFKNLASRPYSLHAHGLSYEKSSEGKSYEDDSPEWYKDDNAIQPNGSYTYVWHATERSGPENPGSACRAWAYYSAVNPEKDIHSGLIGPLLICRKGTLHKESNRHIDMREFALLFMVFDEKKSWYFDKKPKRSWTGLSSEEKNTHRFHAINGHIYNLPGLRMYEKENVRWHLLNMGGSQDIHVVHFHGQTLLENGTQLHRLGACPLLPGSFKTLEMKASRSGLWLLDTEVGENQIAGMQTPFLIIDKECKMPMGLSSGIIADSQLSASEFLGYWKPKLARLNNGGSYNAWSTDKRAHSPQSEPWIQVDFEREVVLTGIQTQGAKQHFTSYYTTQFCVAYSSNKRMWQYFKGNSTSRQYFEGNSDASTIKENSFDPPIVAKYIRISPTHSYNRPTLRLELLGCEVQGCSTPLGMESLKIGNNQITASSIKKSWLGGYWSPFYARLNAQGRVNAWQAKSNNNKQWLQIDLLKTKKITAIITQGAKSFSNEMYVMTYAIFYSDHGTEWKPYKDKSSMTEKIFVGNVDPKGQVKNFFNPPIFSRFIRIIPKSWNQSITLRLELFGCDIY